In Bordetella genomosp. 10, the genomic window AGCAGCTCGGCGGAACGCTGCACGATGTCGCGCATGGCCTGCAGGTCGCTGTGGTGCGCGCGCTCGGTGGCTAAGGTCACACACAGCAGCTCGTTGCTGAGGCGCACTTCGATCATGTCCAGCACGTCGTTCAGGGACAGCGGCGCCACCAGCACGCCTTTGCGCGGCAGGATGGTCACCAGGCCATCGCTTTCCAGACGGTGCAGGGCCTGATGCACCGGCGTGCGTCCCAATCCCAGCAGGGCGCCGACCTGCGATTCGTTGATGGCTTCACCCGGGCGGAACTCGCAGGCAATGATGCGGCGCTTGATTTCCGCATAGGCGAGCTCACGCAAGGCGGCGCCGGATGACGGACGGGGCGCCGCCGCTTCCTGTTTGGTTTCGGCGTTCAAAGGAATGACTACGGAGCGCGACATGAGGGGGCCTGCTTCTGATGATCAAGTGATAATACTCTGATATATCACTAATTCGGCATGCGGGTTTTCCCCAGGCGGTTTTCCCTGTGCGTACGTGGGCGGTGCCACGAACAGGCGCGAGTGGGCAAGGCGCATCGCGGGCGCCGGCCATGCGCGTGGGTGTCGATGTTGGAAGTGAGCGACGCCTAGGTGGGGCGCCTGTATGAATGGTGCCGACGAAATCGCGGCCACCTTGTTTAGCGACTGAACCCGCACATGACCATCCGCCCACGTTTGCGGTTGGAGCCCTCTGAATCGACGTGGTTACAACGCGGGAAGTAAATTGGTCATTAAGCGTGCAGAGGTGGTGGAAGAGGCATTTATGTCGCGTTGAGGAGACATCCACTGACCGAATTGCTTCCGCGAGCTTCAGAAGTGTATTATTTAATATGTGTGATGTATTAAATAATACTTTATAGCGCATTTAAGTCGGATAACTTTTAATTATCCGACCTAGATATCCGATACCTGGGACGCGTCGGATGGACACGGCCACCTAAGCATTCCGCGAGATAGGAGAACGACTTCATGGCCACGGGTGTGCAAGCTTCGGACGTCTGGGCGGCGGCGGACGCGTTGTTGCAGGCGGGCGAGCAGCCTACGATCGAACGGGTGCGATTGCATTTGGGACGGGGCTCGCCCAATACGGTCGGGCCGCATCTCAAAGCTTGGTTTCGTGGCCTGAGCGAACGCCTGGTGGGCGGGCAAGGGCGGTCCACGGACATTCCCGAAGGGGTGACCCGCGCGGTGACGCAGATTTGGGAGCAAGCCCTGGCCTCGGCCCGTGAGGAATGGGCGCTTGCATCGGCGCGCGAGCGCGATGAACTGGCGCGGGTTCGGGAGCAGATTGCCTCGGACCAGGCTGCTCTCGCGCAGGAGCAGGTTCGCCTGCGTATCCGGGAAAGCGACCTGGAGGCTGCCGCGCATGCCGCCCGCGCCCAAGCCACGGCTGCCGAGGAGCGCTTGCGTAACGCCGAACGACAGGCGCGGGACGATGCGGCCGCCCTCAAGACGCTGAATCAGCGATTGGCCGCAGTCCAGGAGCAGGTCGTCGCCGGCCAGCATGCTTTGCGCGAGGCGCAAGCGGCCGGACGGGAGGCGGTGGCAGCCAGTGAAGCTCGCCACTCGGCCCATGAAAAACGCTGGCTCGGTGAGATCGACGCCCAGCGTCAGGCGCTGAAGAAGACGCAGGAAGAATTGGACCGGCTGCGCAAATCCACCGAGGCCGCTGCCGCCCAATTCCAGGCGCAGGTGTCCCAATTCCAGTCCCAATCCACCCAGCTTCAGGCGCAGGTAGCGACATTGCAAGGGGAGTTGACCCAATCCCGCGACGAGATCGATGCCCAGGCGCGCCGCGCGGCGATGGCCGAGGCGAATGCCGAGACCTTGTCCGCGCGCATGGCAAGCGCCGCCGAGGCGGCCGACGCCGCGCGAGCGCAGGCCGCGCAATCGTCCGCTCAACTCATCGCGCAGAACGAAACGCTGCGGGAACAACTGGCCGCCAAGGATCGCCAGATCGAACTATTGATGCAGGTAGCCGCGCGCGTCAGGGCCTCTGACGATCAAGGCCAGGACAGCAGCAAGGAGAAGGCGCTAACGGCGCAAGCCACTGGCCCCGTCTCGGCGCCGGCCAGCCCCACGTCGGCTGACGCTGCCGGGGCAAAAGTTTCAGGAAAGAAGGGGAGGGGCGGCTGAACCGCTCAATCCGGGACGATCGGCGATTCGTGGCCCACGGCAGAGAGGAAGCAGCCTGCCTGTGAGGGCGCGCTACGTCGACTGGAATTTGCGGGACCTTTAACTTGCGGGACCTTTAGTATGAAAGATGAAGGGATTTAAAGGCTGGATCCGCCTACCAGGTTGTATCACTGGGCTCGGAAGCTTGATTTGTCGTAGTGGTTTATCCGCGCACAGACATGGATCACAGCGGATGGAAACAGGCGGCCGCTCGTCTATCGCCAACCGGCTCCAGCGCCGGCACGCGGGCTTTGCAATCGGCCTGGGCATTGACGCAGCGGGGATGGAAGGTGCAGCCCGGGGGCAGGTTGGTCGGCGAGGGGATCTCACCCTGGATCTTGGGCAGGGCGATGCGCGCCCTGGGATCCGGGACGGGCGATGAGTCGCGCAAAACCCGGCTGTAGGGGTGGCGCGGGTCGTCCAGCACCTGGCGGGTCGGGCCGGTTTCTATGATGCGGCCCAGGTACATCACGCTGACGGTGTCGCAAAAGTGGCGAATCACACCCAGATCGTGGGACACGAAGACGAACGCCAGCCCGCGTTCGCGTTTCAAACGCTCCAGCAATTGCAGGATCTGGGCCTGCACCGACACGTCCAGCGCCGACACCGGCTCGTCCGCGACGATGAGCTGCGGATCGAGCACCAGGGCGCGGGCGATTCCTATCCGCTGCCGCTGACCGCCCGAGAATTCATGCGGGTATTTATCCAGGGCCGACACCGGCAATCCTACTTCCTGGATCGTCTGGACGATCTTGGCATCGATCGCCGATGCGTCGCCGGCGCCATGGACGAACAAGGGTTCCGCCAAGGTCTGGCGTATGGTCCGGCGCGGGTTCAGGGAGGCATAGGGATCCTGGAAAACGATCTGGATGCGCTGCCGCAAGGCCCGCAACTGGGCGGCGCCGGCGCTGCGCAGGTCCTGGCCGTCGAAGACGATGCTGCCTTCGTCCGCTTCGATCAGGCGCAGCAGCATGCGGGCCACGGTGGATTTGCCGCAGCCGGATTCGCCGACCAGCCCAAGCGACTGGCCCCGTCCCACATCGAAGGACACGTCGTTGACCGCATGCACGATCTTTTTCGCGCCGCCCAGCCAGCCCCCGCCGCTATGGAAGCGCTTGACAAGATGACGCACCTGCAACAACGGATTCATGGATGTGCTTTCCCGCGGCTGCGTGACTGCCTCCTCGACAGAGGGTTCGCGTTGAAAACTACCCGGCACGTTCACGGGTGTACCCTCCTGACGCTGCGCGACCGCCTCCCCAAGAGAGGACTCGCGCTTGGCCTGGTCCGGCACGTTCATGCTTGCTCCTTGGAAGCGGACAATCCCGATGCTTGGGAATTCGACGTCAGGCTTTGTGTCACCTTGACGCCGCCATCGGGCGCTCTCACCAAACAGCGCACCGCATGCTCTCCGCCAATGTCGTTCAACGCCGGCCGCCTGGCCTCACAGGCGGGCTGCCGCAGCGGACAGCGCGGCGCATACGCGCACCCCGCCGGAATCGCGGTGATCGCGGGCACGCTTCCCGCGATGGGATCCAGGGACGCCGCATCCGTATCCACCCGCGGCATCGCCCGTAACAAGGCCTCGGTATAGGGATGCGTGGGCGCGGCGAACAAGGTGTCGACGTCCGCCGTCTCCACCACTTCGCCCGCATACATCACCGCCACGCGGTCGGCGATCTGCGCCACCACGCCCAGGTTGTGCGTAATGAACACCACCGCCATGCCGCGCGCCGTCTTCAGGTCCGCCAACAGGCTGAGGATCTGCGCCTGGATGGTGACGTCCAGGGCCGTGGTCGGCTCGTCGGCCAGCAGGACCTTGGG contains:
- a CDS encoding ABC transporter ATP-binding protein, which encodes MNPLLQVRHLVKRFHSGGGWLGGAKKIVHAVNDVSFDVGRGQSLGLVGESGCGKSTVARMLLRLIEADEGSIVFDGQDLRSAGAAQLRALRQRIQIVFQDPYASLNPRRTIRQTLAEPLFVHGAGDASAIDAKIVQTIQEVGLPVSALDKYPHEFSGGQRQRIGIARALVLDPQLIVADEPVSALDVSVQAQILQLLERLKRERGLAFVFVSHDLGVIRHFCDTVSVMYLGRIIETGPTRQVLDDPRHPYSRVLRDSSPVPDPRARIALPKIQGEIPSPTNLPPGCTFHPRCVNAQADCKARVPALEPVGDRRAAACFHPL
- a CDS encoding GntR family transcriptional regulator encodes the protein MSRSVVIPLNAETKQEAAAPRPSSGAALRELAYAEIKRRIIACEFRPGEAINESQVGALLGLGRTPVHQALHRLESDGLVTILPRKGVLVAPLSLNDVLDMIEVRLSNELLCVTLATERAHHSDLQAMRDIVQRSAELLEHRDINGLMALDLKFHIAISAASRNRVLAELLRNLHEKQARFWFLSLQDPIHLANVYQEHMAVIDALERRDVPAAREAIREHIDEFRKNIIRSI
- a CDS encoding DNA-binding protein; this translates as MATGVQASDVWAAADALLQAGEQPTIERVRLHLGRGSPNTVGPHLKAWFRGLSERLVGGQGRSTDIPEGVTRAVTQIWEQALASAREEWALASARERDELARVREQIASDQAALAQEQVRLRIRESDLEAAAHAARAQATAAEERLRNAERQARDDAAALKTLNQRLAAVQEQVVAGQHALREAQAAGREAVAASEARHSAHEKRWLGEIDAQRQALKKTQEELDRLRKSTEAAAAQFQAQVSQFQSQSTQLQAQVATLQGELTQSRDEIDAQARRAAMAEANAETLSARMASAAEAADAARAQAAQSSAQLIAQNETLREQLAAKDRQIELLMQVAARVRASDDQGQDSSKEKALTAQATGPVSAPASPTSADAAGAKVSGKKGRGG